One genomic segment of Cellulophaga sp. HaHaR_3_176 includes these proteins:
- a CDS encoding tetratricopeptide repeat-containing sensor histidine kinase — MKNDHLFLYDSTNNLKPSMVRFLYYISYLKKGIALLLFLSITTITFAQEKKLDSLKVVLKKIKNNKTPEYIDVLNSIGKQYYYVNLDSLKFYGEKAHKISAEIQYTNGEIDALICLANYYFNSGKGDKSLELLNTATILAKKYNVIDRHASVLNLIGLQKAAVGDYSSALKNYLKGIELAESVKNIKLLSIINENVALLYFRQKDYVLSLQFHKEVEKFNTLLNDEVFSSMTDINMAEAYLKSNDIQNANKYINSCIAVFEKNEILEWLAFAYQIKGLVFYKQKNYTISLFWYTKSLDIHKTINDDRYKAVLLNDMSESYLHLENYIEAEKKAFEALEITTRLNLLNDEIITYELLYKINKGNGLTDKALRYHENYKVLSDSITRIDNLNSLEVLKAKKEFEKKEEYLILENQKKEAKQNLFLIIAIIVLSTLGLLIFLLTKQSKTRKTFNKQLQIKTTALEKRENELNLINATKDKLFSIIGHDLRGPINALGSVLGLVKNNEITVAEFFDFTPKLKNDVDAISFTLNNLLSWGRSQMSGSVTNPSHINLFELINNNENFLRELTYNKSIHIKNYVSEKSIVWADKNQIDLLIRNLLSNAIKFTNDKGIITISSKEEKNYIEIVITDNGVGMSEEVKNRLFSFDNILVTTYGTANEKGTGLGLPLCKEMVENNNGKIWVESKINKGSSFYFRLPINK; from the coding sequence TTGAAAAATGATCATTTATTTTTATATGATTCAACAAATAATTTAAAACCAAGTATGGTTCGTTTTTTATACTATATATCATACCTTAAAAAAGGCATTGCTTTACTCCTCTTTTTAAGTATTACTACTATTACATTTGCTCAAGAAAAAAAATTAGACAGCTTAAAAGTCGTTCTTAAAAAAATTAAGAATAATAAAACTCCAGAATATATAGATGTTTTAAATAGTATTGGAAAACAATATTATTATGTCAATCTAGATAGTTTAAAATTTTATGGCGAAAAAGCACATAAAATAAGTGCTGAAATACAATATACTAATGGAGAGATAGATGCCTTAATATGTTTAGCCAACTATTACTTTAATTCGGGTAAAGGTGACAAATCTTTAGAACTTTTAAATACTGCTACAATACTTGCTAAAAAATATAACGTAATTGATAGGCATGCTAGCGTTTTAAATTTAATAGGCCTACAAAAAGCTGCTGTAGGAGATTATTCTAGTGCTTTAAAAAATTACTTAAAAGGAATAGAATTAGCAGAAAGTGTAAAAAATATAAAGCTACTCTCCATAATTAACGAAAATGTTGCGCTATTATATTTTAGACAAAAAGATTATGTATTGTCTTTACAATTTCACAAAGAAGTTGAAAAATTTAATACGTTACTTAATGATGAAGTTTTTTCAAGTATGACAGACATTAATATGGCTGAGGCATATTTAAAAAGTAACGATATACAAAATGCTAATAAATACATAAACTCATGTATTGCTGTTTTTGAAAAAAATGAAATTTTAGAATGGTTAGCTTTTGCATATCAAATAAAGGGGCTAGTTTTTTATAAACAAAAAAATTATACAATATCTCTATTCTGGTATACTAAAAGTTTAGATATACATAAAACTATTAATGATGATAGATACAAGGCTGTTTTGTTAAATGACATGTCTGAATCTTATTTACATCTTGAAAACTATATTGAAGCTGAGAAAAAAGCTTTTGAAGCCTTGGAGATAACAACTAGATTAAATTTATTAAATGATGAAATAATAACCTATGAGTTATTATATAAAATTAATAAAGGAAATGGTTTGACTGATAAAGCCTTAAGGTATCATGAAAATTACAAAGTTTTATCTGATTCTATTACAAGAATAGACAACCTAAATAGTTTAGAGGTTTTAAAAGCTAAAAAAGAATTTGAAAAAAAAGAAGAATATCTGATTCTCGAAAATCAAAAAAAAGAAGCCAAACAAAATCTATTTTTAATTATAGCCATAATTGTATTATCTACGCTGGGGCTTTTAATATTTTTGTTAACAAAACAATCAAAAACTCGTAAAACTTTTAACAAACAATTACAAATTAAAACAACTGCTCTTGAAAAAAGAGAAAACGAATTAAATCTCATTAACGCTACAAAAGACAAGTTGTTTTCAATAATTGGTCATGATTTAAGAGGCCCAATAAATGCTTTAGGTAGTGTATTAGGTTTAGTTAAAAATAATGAAATTACAGTTGCTGAGTTTTTTGATTTTACTCCTAAATTAAAGAACGATGTTGATGCTATTTCTTTTACCTTAAACAACCTCTTATCATGGGGTAGAAGTCAAATGTCAGGTTCAGTAACTAATCCAAGTCATATAAATTTATTTGAATTAATAAATAATAATGAAAATTTCTTACGTGAATTAACTTATAATAAATCCATTCACATTAAAAATTATGTTTCGGAAAAGAGTATTGTTTGGGCCGATAAAAATCAGATAGATTTATTAATTAGAAATTTATTGAGTAATGCTATTAAGTTTACCAACGACAAAGGAATTATAACTATAAGCAGTAAAGAAGAAAAAAATTACATCGAAATAGTTATAACAGATAATGGTGTAGGAATGTCTGAGGAAGTTAAAAATAGATTATTTTCATTTGATAATATTTTGGTTACCACCTATGGTACCGCTAATGAAAAAGGTACCGGTTTAGGCCTTCCTTTATGTAAAGAAATGGTTGAGAATAATAACGGTAAAATTTGGGTTGAGAGCAAAATAAATAAAGGTAGTTCGTTTTATTTCAGACTTCCAATTAATAAATAA
- a CDS encoding M28 family peptidase: MKKVTLFAALLAMACNSSQKTVGDKSTENGSEMDPKPYAETITENELKEHLYIYASDEFEGRETGKPGQKKAVEYLADQYKKLGIPPAQANGDYFQKVPLTVSKLPDGSLILNGETYENGNNILTFSAANGTYSELIYAGFGIDDETYSDYKNIDVKGKVVFVKAGEPTNADGTYSVTGSTEKSVWSNRSESVTKRFEAAKNNGAAGVLYFDENNFGRFKSRFDYMKANDSGRMAIKEEKKDNFFTIFIDGNLANTIVPNIALENTPKIINTTIDFNIKSADEDVDSENVVAILKGSEKPEEYLVISSHLDHIGVTKDGEINNGADDDGSGTVALLEIAEAFKKAADEGKGPKRSIVFLHVTGEEKGLLGSQYYSDFDPIFPLDQTVADLNIDMIGRIDPKRDGDRNYIYLIGSDKLSTDLHNVSEEVNKKYMNIELDYTYNDENDPNRFYYRSDHYNFVKNNIPIIFYFNGTHADYHAPGDTPDKINYDLLENRTRLVFYTGWEVANRKDRLLVDKANK, from the coding sequence ATGAAAAAAGTAACCTTATTTGCTGCTTTACTTGCTATGGCATGTAATTCATCGCAAAAAACTGTAGGTGATAAATCTACAGAAAACGGCTCTGAAATGGATCCTAAACCATATGCTGAAACTATTACTGAAAATGAATTGAAAGAGCATTTGTATATTTATGCTTCTGATGAATTTGAAGGTAGAGAAACTGGTAAGCCAGGGCAAAAAAAAGCTGTAGAATATTTAGCTGATCAATATAAAAAACTAGGCATTCCTCCTGCTCAAGCAAATGGTGATTATTTTCAAAAAGTACCTTTAACAGTTAGCAAATTACCTGATGGTTCTTTAATATTAAATGGTGAAACTTACGAAAACGGAAATAACATCTTAACCTTTTCTGCTGCTAATGGCACATATTCAGAATTAATATACGCTGGTTTTGGTATAGATGATGAAACATATTCTGATTATAAAAATATTGATGTAAAAGGAAAAGTGGTTTTTGTAAAAGCAGGTGAACCTACAAATGCTGATGGCACTTATAGCGTTACAGGGTCAACTGAAAAATCAGTTTGGAGTAATAGATCTGAATCTGTTACTAAACGTTTTGAAGCCGCTAAAAATAACGGCGCTGCAGGTGTTCTTTATTTTGATGAAAATAATTTTGGGCGTTTTAAAAGTCGTTTTGACTATATGAAAGCTAATGATAGTGGTAGAATGGCTATTAAAGAAGAGAAAAAAGATAACTTCTTTACAATTTTTATTGATGGAAATTTAGCAAATACAATTGTACCTAATATAGCATTAGAGAATACTCCTAAAATTATTAATACTACCATTGATTTTAATATAAAAAGTGCTGATGAAGACGTTGACTCTGAAAATGTAGTTGCTATTCTAAAAGGATCTGAGAAGCCAGAGGAATATTTAGTGATTTCATCTCATTTAGATCATATTGGTGTTACAAAAGATGGTGAAATTAATAACGGAGCTGATGATGACGGCTCAGGAACTGTTGCTTTATTAGAAATCGCTGAAGCCTTTAAAAAAGCTGCTGATGAAGGTAAGGGTCCTAAAAGATCTATTGTTTTTTTACATGTAACTGGTGAAGAAAAAGGTTTATTAGGTTCTCAATATTATTCTGATTTTGACCCTATATTTCCACTTGATCAAACAGTTGCTGATTTAAATATAGACATGATTGGCAGAATAGACCCAAAAAGAGATGGTGACCGTAATTATATTTATTTGATTGGTTCAGATAAGCTGAGTACTGATTTGCACAATGTATCAGAAGAAGTAAATAAAAAGTACATGAATATAGAGTTAGATTATACTTATAATGACGAGAATGATCCTAATAGATTTTATTACAGAAGTGACCATTATAATTTTGTGAAAAATAATATTCCTATCATTTTTTATTTTAATGGTACACATGCAGATTATCATGCTCCTGGTGATACACCTGATAAAATCAACTATGATCTTTTAGAAAACAGAACTCGATTAGTATTTTATACAGGTTGGGAAGTTGCTAATAGAAAAGATAGATTGTTAGTAGACAAAGCCAATAAATAA
- the cydB gene encoding cytochrome d ubiquinol oxidase subunit II: MELFWYIVLMTMLAVYVILDGYDFGAGIIHLFFAKTEKDKKAITNSIGPFWDANEVWLIASGGVLFFAFPTLYASSFSGFYLPLIMILWLLIFRAIGLELRGQIHNKMWEVVWDKAFGISSLLLALFFGVALGNIVRGVNLGIVTDGVSTQEPHYFFLPLWNPTFSPQAEHLGILDWFTVLLGIIGVVSLTIHGANWIIFKTNSNLNTKLRKVIFNLNFVLLALIIISLFTWHIIEPKPFHNFIEMPWLWIFPLITFTGLFGLFKVRSFKKDGLGFLFSTLFLFGGLTTTVASIFPKVLPSTNSINPSLTIYNVAADEYGLSVGVYWFSIAVVLVIIYMIIQYRVFKGKMDDVGYGEH; the protein is encoded by the coding sequence ATGGAACTATTTTGGTATATTGTTTTAATGACCATGTTAGCTGTTTATGTTATTTTAGATGGTTATGATTTTGGAGCAGGAATTATACATTTATTTTTTGCTAAAACAGAGAAAGATAAAAAAGCTATTACAAATTCTATCGGTCCGTTTTGGGATGCTAATGAGGTTTGGTTAATAGCATCTGGCGGGGTTTTATTCTTCGCTTTTCCTACACTTTATGCATCATCTTTTAGTGGTTTTTATTTACCATTAATTATGATTTTATGGTTGCTTATTTTTAGAGCAATTGGGCTTGAACTTCGTGGTCAAATACACAATAAAATGTGGGAGGTTGTTTGGGATAAAGCTTTTGGAATATCTAGCTTACTACTAGCCTTATTTTTTGGCGTAGCATTAGGTAATATTGTTCGTGGAGTAAATCTAGGTATAGTTACCGACGGAGTATCAACTCAAGAGCCACATTATTTCTTTTTACCGCTATGGAACCCTACTTTTAGCCCACAAGCCGAGCATTTAGGCATATTAGATTGGTTTACAGTTTTACTTGGTATAATCGGAGTTGTTTCTCTAACAATTCACGGAGCTAATTGGATTATTTTCAAAACCAATTCTAATTTAAACACTAAACTACGAAAGGTTATTTTTAACCTTAATTTTGTATTACTCGCATTAATAATTATATCGCTATTTACATGGCACATAATTGAGCCAAAGCCATTTCATAACTTTATTGAAATGCCTTGGTTATGGATATTTCCTTTAATCACTTTTACAGGTTTATTTGGCTTATTTAAAGTAAGATCGTTTAAAAAAGATGGCTTAGGTTTTTTATTCTCTACTTTATTTTTATTTGGCGGACTTACAACTACTGTGGCATCAATATTTCCAAAAGTATTACCCTCTACAAACTCTATCAACCCTAGCTTAACTATTTATAATGTAGCTGCTGATGAGTATGGCCTATCTGTAGGCGTTTATTGGTTTTCAATAGCTGTAGTTTTAGTTATTATTTATATGATTATTCAATATCGTGTATTTAAAGGTAAAATGGATGATGTTGGTTATGGAGAGCATTAA
- a CDS encoding cytochrome ubiquinol oxidase subunit I yields MEDMLFYDRMQFAFTITFHYLFPQLTMGLSLLIVYFKGKFLYNKIEKYNDAAKFWMKIFALNFAMGVVTGIPMEFQFGTNWAKFSELTGGIIGQTLAMEGMFSFFLESSFLGLFIFGEKLLGHKLHFVTGFLVFLGSWASGYLIIATHSWMQHPVGFEILENGKFVLTNFGALFSNPWLLPSYLHNQLASLITASFVVAAIGAFYILNNKHNEFGKIFVKTGVGFGFVASVLVAFPTGDLVAKNVVKYQPVTFAAMEGIFETEEGGAEIVLIGQPNTLEKKLDNKIAVPNILSFLTYQKWDAEIKGLNEFDESVHPHNIPGLYYAYHIMVGLGTIFIGVLFFGVVQLFRKKLYTTKWILWSLVFLLPFPYIANTMGWYTAELGRQPWLVYNLLRTTAGASPTVSAGNTLFTLLGFVALYLLLGLLFLLLAGKIINKGPELIKE; encoded by the coding sequence ATGGAAGATATGCTTTTCTACGATAGGATGCAGTTCGCGTTTACGATCACTTTTCATTACTTATTTCCCCAATTAACTATGGGGTTATCTCTTTTGATTGTTTATTTCAAAGGAAAATTTTTATATAACAAAATTGAAAAATATAATGATGCTGCTAAATTTTGGATGAAAATATTCGCCTTAAATTTTGCAATGGGTGTTGTTACAGGTATTCCTATGGAGTTTCAGTTTGGAACCAATTGGGCGAAATTTTCAGAGCTTACAGGTGGTATCATTGGTCAAACTTTGGCCATGGAAGGGATGTTTTCCTTCTTTTTAGAATCTTCTTTTTTAGGACTCTTTATTTTTGGTGAAAAACTATTAGGTCATAAGCTCCATTTTGTAACTGGGTTTCTTGTTTTTTTGGGATCATGGGCTAGTGGTTATTTAATAATCGCAACACATTCGTGGATGCAACATCCGGTAGGTTTTGAAATTTTAGAGAACGGAAAATTTGTACTCACTAATTTTGGTGCTTTATTCTCTAATCCTTGGCTATTACCTTCATATTTACACAACCAATTAGCTTCTTTAATTACCGCATCATTTGTTGTTGCTGCTATTGGCGCCTTTTATATCTTAAATAACAAACACAATGAATTTGGTAAAATATTTGTAAAAACTGGTGTCGGTTTTGGCTTTGTAGCAAGTGTTTTAGTTGCTTTCCCTACGGGAGATTTAGTTGCCAAAAATGTGGTTAAATATCAACCTGTAACTTTTGCAGCTATGGAAGGTATTTTCGAAACGGAAGAAGGCGGTGCCGAAATTGTGTTAATCGGGCAACCTAATACTTTAGAAAAAAAATTGGACAATAAAATTGCTGTTCCTAATATTTTAAGCTTTCTAACCTATCAAAAATGGGATGCTGAAATAAAAGGTTTAAATGAATTTGATGAGAGTGTGCATCCACATAATATACCTGGCTTATACTATGCTTATCATATTATGGTTGGTTTAGGTACTATTTTTATTGGAGTATTATTTTTTGGAGTTGTGCAATTATTTAGAAAAAAACTATACACTACAAAGTGGATTTTATGGTCTTTGGTGTTTTTACTTCCGTTTCCATATATTGCAAATACTATGGGTTGGTATACTGCAGAATTAGGCAGGCAACCATGGCTTGTTTACAACTTATTAAGAACAACAGCTGGTGCATCGCCAACAGTATCTGCAGGTAATACCCTATTTACTTTATTAGGTTTTGTTGCTTTATATCTCTTACTCGGGCTACTCTTTTTATTACTAGCAGGAAAAATAATTAATAAAGGCCCTGAACTTATAAAAGAATAA
- a CDS encoding sulfite oxidase — protein MERRKFIGGTALATVSSLIGLNIVFGNKLPGDYTILALQDKDPFKLFGKNKQMVVLNDKPWNIEAQAHLLDDDVTPNSAIFIRNNGNLPENIDAEKWTLTFDGESVNQTKTYTLRDLKTKFKQYTYQLTLECGGNGRSEFNPPAKGNQWTIGAVYCAKWTGIRLKDVLLDVGIKDSAVYIGYHAADTHLSGDVAKEPISRGVPIAKALQEETLLAFKMNGEEIPLVHGYPLRLVAGGYPASASGKWLNRISIRNKEHDGEKMTGSSYRVPRNPVAPGDKVKNEDMRIIESMPVKSLITYPKSGAVIKLNKKLEIRGHAWAGELKVNKVLYSIDFGSTWHVCMLKDAVNNFAWQHFSTSIKFQKEGYYEVWAKAIDGNGEGQPMLVPGWNPKGYLNNACHRIAVKVEA, from the coding sequence ATGGAAAGACGAAAATTTATTGGAGGTACAGCACTAGCAACAGTGTCTAGCTTAATAGGATTGAATATAGTTTTTGGAAACAAATTACCAGGAGATTACACGATTCTGGCATTACAAGATAAAGACCCTTTTAAGTTGTTTGGTAAAAATAAACAAATGGTTGTATTAAATGATAAACCTTGGAATATAGAAGCACAAGCACATCTATTAGATGATGATGTTACTCCAAATTCAGCAATTTTTATTAGAAATAATGGTAATCTTCCTGAAAATATCGATGCTGAAAAATGGACATTAACTTTTGATGGAGAGTCAGTAAATCAAACCAAAACATATACATTAAGAGATCTTAAAACTAAATTTAAACAATACACCTATCAACTAACGCTAGAATGTGGTGGCAATGGTCGTAGTGAGTTCAATCCTCCTGCAAAAGGTAACCAATGGACTATAGGAGCTGTTTATTGTGCTAAGTGGACAGGTATAAGGCTTAAAGATGTATTGTTGGATGTTGGAATTAAAGATTCTGCAGTTTATATAGGATATCATGCTGCTGATACTCATCTAAGTGGCGATGTAGCAAAAGAACCTATTTCAAGAGGAGTTCCAATAGCAAAAGCATTACAAGAGGAAACTTTACTAGCTTTTAAAATGAATGGAGAAGAAATTCCGTTAGTACATGGGTACCCTTTGCGTTTAGTAGCTGGTGGTTATCCAGCTTCAGCTTCTGGAAAATGGTTAAACAGAATAAGCATACGAAATAAAGAGCATGATGGAGAAAAAATGACAGGGTCATCATACCGAGTACCGCGTAACCCTGTGGCACCTGGCGATAAGGTGAAAAATGAGGATATGCGCATTATAGAATCGATGCCTGTAAAATCATTAATCACCTACCCTAAATCTGGTGCGGTAATAAAATTGAATAAAAAATTAGAGATAAGAGGCCATGCTTGGGCGGGAGAGTTAAAAGTTAATAAAGTTTTATATTCAATTGATTTTGGTAGCACATGGCATGTTTGTATGTTAAAAGATGCTGTAAATAACTTCGCGTGGCAGCATTTTTCTACCTCAATAAAATTTCAAAAAGAAGGTTATTATGAAGTTTGGGCAAAAGCAATTGACGGTAATGGAGAAGGACAGCCTATGTTGGTACCAGGTTGGAATCCAAAAGGTTATTTAAATAATGCATGCCATAGAATTGCAGTAAAAGTAGAAGCATGA
- a CDS encoding monoheme cytochrome C has translation MSFDEKFRQTVKEFHKLLVILLVSFVIIIGILLYKINYPSKNTTKEVSTSDYVVVPDSDDYNKVENGIHLRTGFVEGEGLMQVVNNCTNCHSAKLVTQNRMSKEKWLATIRWMQETQNLWDLGESEEPILTYLSTYYAPDQKGRRGNLKNVEWYVLEN, from the coding sequence ATGAGTTTTGATGAAAAATTTAGACAAACTGTAAAAGAATTTCACAAGCTTTTAGTTATTCTGTTAGTGAGTTTTGTGATTATTATAGGAATATTGCTTTATAAAATTAATTATCCATCAAAAAATACGACTAAAGAAGTATCGACATCTGATTATGTAGTTGTACCTGATTCAGATGATTATAATAAAGTTGAAAATGGAATTCATCTTAGAACTGGTTTTGTAGAAGGGGAAGGTTTAATGCAAGTAGTTAATAATTGTACCAATTGTCATTCTGCTAAATTGGTAACACAAAACAGAATGTCTAAAGAAAAGTGGTTGGCAACAATTCGTTGGATGCAGGAAACACAAAATTTATGGGATTTAGGCGAATCAGAAGAGCCAATTCTTACCTATTTGTCTACCTATTATGCTCCAGATCAAAAAGGTAGAAGAGGTAATTTAAAAAATGTAGAATGGTATGTTCTTGAAAATTAA
- a CDS encoding sterol desaturase family protein, with product MIEYLNAFLKAFMATVNWTWKSILFEVPWYTNYFWGLLLISLLVWGLESLFPWRKNQSIIRKDFWLDAFYMFFNFFVFSILISGFYKVFELLFLEFGIHSKSAALIDFSPWPMWGQLLIFFIISDFVQWFTHVMLHKFPFLWEFHKVHHSVKEMGFAAHMRYHWMENVLYKPLKTLAVMIIGGFEPNEAYIVHFVAIAIGHFNHSNIKITWGPFKYLFNNPVMHLYHHAYEFPENTCGVNFGISLSLWDYIFKTNHIPEDSGTIKLGFEGDTDFPKDFVRQNIHGFKKKQKSL from the coding sequence ATGATTGAATATTTAAACGCTTTTCTAAAAGCATTTATGGCTACTGTAAATTGGACATGGAAATCTATCCTGTTTGAGGTGCCATGGTATACTAATTATTTTTGGGGATTATTATTAATATCCCTTTTGGTTTGGGGGTTAGAAAGTTTATTTCCTTGGCGAAAGAATCAGTCTATAATTCGAAAAGATTTTTGGTTAGATGCATTTTATATGTTTTTTAATTTTTTTGTTTTTTCAATTTTAATTAGTGGTTTTTATAAAGTTTTTGAGTTATTGTTTTTAGAATTTGGGATACACTCAAAAAGTGCAGCTTTAATCGATTTTTCACCTTGGCCAATGTGGGGGCAATTATTGATTTTCTTTATTATTTCTGACTTTGTACAGTGGTTTACCCATGTTATGTTGCATAAATTCCCTTTTTTGTGGGAGTTTCATAAGGTCCACCACAGTGTAAAAGAAATGGGGTTTGCTGCGCATATGCGCTACCATTGGATGGAGAATGTGTTATACAAACCCTTAAAGACTTTAGCAGTTATGATTATAGGGGGCTTTGAGCCTAATGAAGCTTATATTGTACATTTTGTAGCAATAGCAATTGGGCATTTCAATCATTCTAATATAAAAATTACATGGGGCCCTTTTAAGTATTTATTTAATAACCCTGTAATGCACTTGTATCATCATGCTTATGAATTTCCAGAAAATACCTGTGGTGTTAATTTTGGAATTAGTTTAAGCCTATGGGATTATATTTTTAAAACAAATCATATTCCAGAAGATAGTGGAACTATTAAACTTGGGTTTGAGGGAGATACTGATTTTCCTAAAGATTTTGTACGACAGAATATTCACGGTTTTAAAAAAAAACAGAAAAGCTTATAG
- a CDS encoding Crp/Fnr family transcriptional regulator yields the protein MQEELQQNYGSIFEKQLLDEIVTVGTIKEVASGFKLIEIGNYIKSMPLLLSGAIKILREDKDGDELLLYYLEKGETCSMTLTCCLSESKSEIRAIAETETKLIMIPIEKMEEWTAKYKTWRNFVFESYHKRLTELLNTVDSIAFQNMDERLIGYLKEKIRITNESNIQNTHQEIAYDLHTSRVVISRLLKKLEELGKIKLNRNYIEIINL from the coding sequence ATGCAAGAAGAACTTCAACAAAATTACGGCTCTATATTTGAAAAACAATTATTAGACGAAATTGTAACTGTAGGTACTATTAAAGAAGTAGCTAGTGGCTTTAAGCTAATAGAAATCGGGAACTATATAAAAAGTATGCCCTTACTCCTTTCTGGCGCAATTAAAATATTGAGAGAAGATAAAGATGGGGATGAGTTATTGCTTTATTATTTAGAAAAAGGAGAAACTTGCTCAATGACGTTAACTTGTTGTCTTTCTGAATCTAAAAGCGAGATACGAGCAATAGCTGAAACAGAAACAAAATTAATAATGATTCCGATTGAAAAAATGGAAGAATGGACTGCAAAGTATAAAACTTGGCGAAATTTTGTTTTTGAAAGCTATCATAAACGTTTAACTGAACTTTTAAACACTGTAGATTCTATAGCTTTTCAAAACATGGATGAACGCTTAATCGGTTATTTAAAAGAAAAAATCAGAATAACTAATGAATCGAATATTCAAAATACACATCAAGAAATTGCTTATGATTTACATACATCACGTGTAGTCATCTCTAGATTACTTAAAAAACTTGAAGAATTAGGTAAAATAAAATTAAACAGAAACTATATAGAAATTATAAATCTATAA